The Toxotes jaculatrix isolate fToxJac2 chromosome 21, fToxJac2.pri, whole genome shotgun sequence genome includes a region encoding these proteins:
- the si:dkey-9k7.3 gene encoding circularly permutated Ras protein 1 isoform X1: MVALYGQHSKGATRAGRITMEFACGFVYVPPSVSQKDGQRSNVIKRSALLPPFNRIRPCTPPPPPPTNSAEAKSPKFQASTPKASEQLEKSKVKKVEKLSTVYENTKFHNKPEAASSIDTTTQQTFPRRTALLPPHMRPAVTSQSPPHSQPFDHGETFIYDQPKSESDLNAHPWDPDYSYCTPEGTGVEAKLPADAFNVPGQTPAPPLPPRPSFMKSMPEYLVLLPSSHSSPSSSQKSPSTSALSQLSTGKGSTDKEPLPGNPNVVLVSLGKLLSEEGVRSIQGEPTSCSHCGSVLNSCYENVVNVCHFCKSRKFTSPPCTPPSSLFLLNPNEKPLCPADALLLFCIDISGSMSITYQVSEGERSVQRSRLQFVQEAVLQCVQRLSEQQPDIRVGLITFNYQVAMYGYDNFSSRFLSGAELTDSNYLKEAAASFPRPPPLSQTKDFLQRQVMGLTASGTTALGPAALLAIAMASRQPGSKVIICTDGKANTDLGNLEEEDNDACTLLPSTIFYQDLGEYAANQGVTVSVLSIEGTDCRLDELGRLADRTRGKVVIASPNRLHPEFEQIIENRTIATHCTVTLLLPKSLHMRGEREAGHKGTREVGNVDPDTEITFQFGANDQDTEVSPPVSGSRVSIQLQIRYRQRNGQKMLRVITSDRDVTDDSSAVLSSLSLAIIQLNSSQASAALAVRGRFLDARKEGELQRMLIERAIEHNHSRQDKQTYQEWIKTMEPIYNNIHNFTRRKSVTSDSQSLTDAGAALLFTMKHSNRTSITVKNKHSQL, encoded by the exons ATGGTTGCATTGTACGGTCAGCATTCAAAAGGCGCTACACGT GCAGGCAGAATTACAATGGAATTTGCTTGTGGTTTTGTTTATGTGCCGCCATCAGTGAGTCAGAAGGACGGCCAACGATCCAATGTCATTAAACGCTCAG ctctcctccctccctttaaCCGAATTCGTCCTTGCACTCCACCGCCACCTCCTCCAACAAACTCTGCTGAAGCCAAATCACCAAAATTCCAAGCATCTACCCCCAAGGCCAGTGAACAGTTGGAAAAGAGCAAAGTGAAGAAGGTCGAGAAGCTCTCTACCGtttatgaaaatacaaaatttcACAACAAACCGGAGGCTGCTTCCTCCATTGATACAACAACTCAACAGACGTTTCCTCGAAGGACAG CTCTTCTTCCACCACACATGAGACCTGCAGTAACCAGCCAGTCCCCTCCTCACAGCCAGCCATTCGACCATGGTGAGACATTTATCTATGACCAGCCAAAAAGTGAGTCAGATTTAAATGCCCATCCCTGGGACCCAGACTACTCATACTGTACACCAGAAGGCACTGGGGTCGAGGCGAAGCTGCCAGCTGATGCTTTCAATGTGCCAGGCCAGACACCAG ccccacccctcccacccAGACCTTCATTCATGAAGTCAATGCCAGAGTATCTGGTGCTGTTGCCCTCGTCCCACtcatctccttcatcctctcaGAAATCCCCTTCAACCTCAGCACTTTCCCAGTTGTCTACCGGTAAAG GATCAACAGATAAGGAGCCTCTTCCAGGGAATCCTAATGTGGTCCTTGTCAGTTTAGGGAAATTACTCTCAGAGGAAGGAG TGCGGTCCATACAAGGTGAACCCACCTCCTGCTCCCACTGTGGCTCTGTGCTGAACTCCTGCTATGAAAATGTG GTGAATGTGTGTCACTTCTGTAAGTCCAGAAAATTCACCAGTCCTCCATGTACACCACCCAGTAGTCTCTTTTTGCTCAACCCCAATGAAAAGCCCCTCTGTCCTGCTGATGCCCTGCTGCTCTTCTGCATTGACATCTCAGGCTCCATGAGCATCACTTaccag GTGTCGGAGGGAGAGCGTTCTGTCCAGAGATCTCGTCTCCAG TTTGTCCAGGAAGCCGTGTTGCAGTGTGTTCAGAGACTAAGTGAACAGCAACCAGACATAAGAGTGGGGCTCATCACGTTTAACTATCAG GTTGCAATGTATGGATATGATAATTTCTCGTCACGTTTCCTGAGTGGTGCTGAGTTGACTGACAGCAACTATCTGAAAGAGGCTgcagccagttttcccagaccACCTCCACTCTCACAGACCAAGGACTTCTTACAAAGACAAGTTATGGG attaactgCAAGTGGGACCACAGCTCTGGGTCCAGCTGCTCTCTTGGCGATTGCAATGGCCTCCAGACAGCCAGGGTCCAAA GTGATTATCTGTACAGATGGGAAGGCCAACACAGATTTAGGaaacctggaggaggaggataatgACGCTTGCACCCTCCTCCCATCCACCATCTTTTACCAGGACCTGGGGGAGTATGCTGCTAATCAGGG AGTGACCGTGTCTGTGCTGTCCATAGAGGGAACAGACTGCAGGCTGGATGAGTTGGGAAGACTCGCGGATCGCACTAGAGGGAAA GTGGTAATAGCAAGTCCAAACAGGCTGCACCCGGAGTTTGAGCAGATCATTGAGAACAGGACCATAGCGACACACTGTACTGTTACATTACTGCTTCCCAAATCACT GCatatgagaggagagagggaggctggACACAAAGGGACCAGGGAGGTGGGGAACGTGGACCCAGATACAGAGATCACCTTCCAGTTTGGAGCCAATGACCAGGACACAGAAG TGTCACCTCCAGTCTCTGGTAGCCGGGTGTCCATCCAGCTGCAGATCAGGTACAGGCAGAGGAACGGCCAGAAGATGCTCAGAGTGATAACCTCAGACCGAGATGTTACTGATGACAG CTCAGCggtcctgtcctctctgtctctggccaTCATTCAGCTCAACTCATCCCAGGCCAGCGCCGCTCTGGCTGTCAGAGGCCGCTTCCTTGACgccaggaaggaaggagagctgcagaggatgCTGATTGAGAGAGCAAT TGAACACAATCACAGTAGACAGGACAAACAGACGTACCAAGAATGGattaaaaccatggagccaataTACAACAACATTCATAACTTCACACGG
- the LOC121201276 gene encoding protein kinase C and casein kinase substrate in neurons protein 2-like, which translates to MASLPKDPPEDVNKQSFWVPGNYVRTVHRTEQSFQACNDIVACFMERAKVEKQYAQQLSQWSSKWKTIVDSRPLYGSLMKAWQSFFTSTERLSALHSSISQSLIAEEGQRVKTWQKETFPKKIFCGFKESHDNNRSFSRAQKPWSKKLLKLDKAQVVYHKSCQREQTALDKEKQANENSEMSPEKKQKITEAREKATEEKEKTREHYEKALEDVTSYTPRYMEEMEAIFEQSQEEERKRISFLKQAFLSIHRHLDVTNNESVKAVYSELHHALMSIDDQDDLKWWKNNHGPGMPTDWPKIEEWVPPIKKLKRNKRDQKRKENRPVMIGGVKVRALYDYVGEEGDELSFKAGEVFLKVEEEDDQGWCRGVLSGGKEGFYPANFAVVE; encoded by the exons ATGGCGAGCCTCCCCAAAGACCCGCCTGAGGATGTCAACAAGCAGAGCTTCTGGGTG CCAGGAAATTATGTACGCACAGTGCACCGAACTGAACAGTCCTTCCAGGCTTGCAACGACATTGTGGCCTGCTTCATGGAGAGAGCAAAGGTAGAAAAACAGTACGCCCAACAGCTCAGCCAGTGGAGCAGCAAGTGGAAGACCATAGTGGATTCTC GGCCACTTTATGGTTCCCTCATGAAGGCGTGGCAAAGTTTCTTCACCTCCACCGAGCGTCTGTCTgccctccactcctccatctcccAGTCACTGATCGCTGAGGAAGGGCAACGGGTGAAGACCTGGCAGAAGGAGACCTTTCCAAAGAAAATCTTCTGCGGGTTCAAGGAGAGCCACGACAACAACAGAAGTTTTTCACGAGCGCAGAAACCCTGGTCCAAAAAGCTGCTGAAG CTGGATAAGGCCCAAGTTGTATACCATAAGTCATGTCAGAGGGAGCAAACAGCACTCgacaaagagaaacaagcaAATGAAAACTCTGAGATGAGtccagagaaaaagcagaagatCACAGAGGCCAGAGAAAAGgccacagaggagaaggaaaag ACTAGAGAGCACTACGAGAAAGCGCTGGAGGACGTGACGTCCTACACGCCTCGCTACATGGAGGAGATGGAAGCCATTTTTGAGCAGtcgcaggaggaggagaggaagaggatcaGCTTTCTGAAGCAGGCTTTCCTCTCCATCCACAGACATCTGGATGTCACAAACAATGAGAG TGTGAAGGCCGTGTACAGTGAGCTCCATCACGCTCTGATGTCCATCGATGATCAGGATGATCTCAAATGGTGGAAGAACAACCACGGTCCTGGCATGCCCACCGACTGGCCAAAGATTGAG GAATGGGTCCCTCCAATAAAAAAGCTAAAGAGAAATAAGAGAgaccagaaaagaaaagagaaccgACC TGTGATGATTGGGGGTGTGAAGGTGCGAGCTCTGTACGACTACGTGGGAGAGGAGGGTGATGAGCTGTCCTTTAAAGCAG GTGAGGTGTTCCTGAAGGTTGAAGAGGAGGATGACCAGGGTTGGTGTCGAGGGGTACTGAGCGGGGGGAAGGAGGGCTTCTACCCAGCCAATTTTGCTGTTGTCGAGTGA
- the si:dkey-9k7.3 gene encoding circularly permutated Ras protein 1 isoform X2, with translation MEFACGFVYVPPSVSQKDGQRSNVIKRSALLPPFNRIRPCTPPPPPPTNSAEAKSPKFQASTPKASEQLEKSKVKKVEKLSTVYENTKFHNKPEAASSIDTTTQQTFPRRTALLPPHMRPAVTSQSPPHSQPFDHGETFIYDQPKSESDLNAHPWDPDYSYCTPEGTGVEAKLPADAFNVPGQTPAPPLPPRPSFMKSMPEYLVLLPSSHSSPSSSQKSPSTSALSQLSTGKGSTDKEPLPGNPNVVLVSLGKLLSEEGVRSIQGEPTSCSHCGSVLNSCYENVVNVCHFCKSRKFTSPPCTPPSSLFLLNPNEKPLCPADALLLFCIDISGSMSITYQVSEGERSVQRSRLQFVQEAVLQCVQRLSEQQPDIRVGLITFNYQVAMYGYDNFSSRFLSGAELTDSNYLKEAAASFPRPPPLSQTKDFLQRQVMGLTASGTTALGPAALLAIAMASRQPGSKVIICTDGKANTDLGNLEEEDNDACTLLPSTIFYQDLGEYAANQGVTVSVLSIEGTDCRLDELGRLADRTRGKVVIASPNRLHPEFEQIIENRTIATHCTVTLLLPKSLHMRGEREAGHKGTREVGNVDPDTEITFQFGANDQDTEVSPPVSGSRVSIQLQIRYRQRNGQKMLRVITSDRDVTDDSSAVLSSLSLAIIQLNSSQASAALAVRGRFLDARKEGELQRMLIERAIEHNHSRQDKQTYQEWIKTMEPIYNNIHNFTRRKSVTSDSQSLTDAGAALLFTMKHSNRTSITVKNKHSQL, from the exons ATGGAATTTGCTTGTGGTTTTGTTTATGTGCCGCCATCAGTGAGTCAGAAGGACGGCCAACGATCCAATGTCATTAAACGCTCAG ctctcctccctccctttaaCCGAATTCGTCCTTGCACTCCACCGCCACCTCCTCCAACAAACTCTGCTGAAGCCAAATCACCAAAATTCCAAGCATCTACCCCCAAGGCCAGTGAACAGTTGGAAAAGAGCAAAGTGAAGAAGGTCGAGAAGCTCTCTACCGtttatgaaaatacaaaatttcACAACAAACCGGAGGCTGCTTCCTCCATTGATACAACAACTCAACAGACGTTTCCTCGAAGGACAG CTCTTCTTCCACCACACATGAGACCTGCAGTAACCAGCCAGTCCCCTCCTCACAGCCAGCCATTCGACCATGGTGAGACATTTATCTATGACCAGCCAAAAAGTGAGTCAGATTTAAATGCCCATCCCTGGGACCCAGACTACTCATACTGTACACCAGAAGGCACTGGGGTCGAGGCGAAGCTGCCAGCTGATGCTTTCAATGTGCCAGGCCAGACACCAG ccccacccctcccacccAGACCTTCATTCATGAAGTCAATGCCAGAGTATCTGGTGCTGTTGCCCTCGTCCCACtcatctccttcatcctctcaGAAATCCCCTTCAACCTCAGCACTTTCCCAGTTGTCTACCGGTAAAG GATCAACAGATAAGGAGCCTCTTCCAGGGAATCCTAATGTGGTCCTTGTCAGTTTAGGGAAATTACTCTCAGAGGAAGGAG TGCGGTCCATACAAGGTGAACCCACCTCCTGCTCCCACTGTGGCTCTGTGCTGAACTCCTGCTATGAAAATGTG GTGAATGTGTGTCACTTCTGTAAGTCCAGAAAATTCACCAGTCCTCCATGTACACCACCCAGTAGTCTCTTTTTGCTCAACCCCAATGAAAAGCCCCTCTGTCCTGCTGATGCCCTGCTGCTCTTCTGCATTGACATCTCAGGCTCCATGAGCATCACTTaccag GTGTCGGAGGGAGAGCGTTCTGTCCAGAGATCTCGTCTCCAG TTTGTCCAGGAAGCCGTGTTGCAGTGTGTTCAGAGACTAAGTGAACAGCAACCAGACATAAGAGTGGGGCTCATCACGTTTAACTATCAG GTTGCAATGTATGGATATGATAATTTCTCGTCACGTTTCCTGAGTGGTGCTGAGTTGACTGACAGCAACTATCTGAAAGAGGCTgcagccagttttcccagaccACCTCCACTCTCACAGACCAAGGACTTCTTACAAAGACAAGTTATGGG attaactgCAAGTGGGACCACAGCTCTGGGTCCAGCTGCTCTCTTGGCGATTGCAATGGCCTCCAGACAGCCAGGGTCCAAA GTGATTATCTGTACAGATGGGAAGGCCAACACAGATTTAGGaaacctggaggaggaggataatgACGCTTGCACCCTCCTCCCATCCACCATCTTTTACCAGGACCTGGGGGAGTATGCTGCTAATCAGGG AGTGACCGTGTCTGTGCTGTCCATAGAGGGAACAGACTGCAGGCTGGATGAGTTGGGAAGACTCGCGGATCGCACTAGAGGGAAA GTGGTAATAGCAAGTCCAAACAGGCTGCACCCGGAGTTTGAGCAGATCATTGAGAACAGGACCATAGCGACACACTGTACTGTTACATTACTGCTTCCCAAATCACT GCatatgagaggagagagggaggctggACACAAAGGGACCAGGGAGGTGGGGAACGTGGACCCAGATACAGAGATCACCTTCCAGTTTGGAGCCAATGACCAGGACACAGAAG TGTCACCTCCAGTCTCTGGTAGCCGGGTGTCCATCCAGCTGCAGATCAGGTACAGGCAGAGGAACGGCCAGAAGATGCTCAGAGTGATAACCTCAGACCGAGATGTTACTGATGACAG CTCAGCggtcctgtcctctctgtctctggccaTCATTCAGCTCAACTCATCCCAGGCCAGCGCCGCTCTGGCTGTCAGAGGCCGCTTCCTTGACgccaggaaggaaggagagctgcagaggatgCTGATTGAGAGAGCAAT TGAACACAATCACAGTAGACAGGACAAACAGACGTACCAAGAATGGattaaaaccatggagccaataTACAACAACATTCATAACTTCACACGG